A window of Syntrophales bacterium genomic DNA:
GGCGGACGTGAAGGCCGACGTCCTGGCTTTCATCCAGGCCCGTTTCCAGAACCAGCTCATCACCCAGGGCTACGCCTATGACGTGGTCGACGCCGTCCTGGCCGCCGGGGCGACGGACGCCGTGCAGGTGCTCCAGAGGGTCAAGGCCATGGACGTCTTCAAGTCCCACGAGGCCTACCGCCCCCTGGCGACGGCCTTCAAGCGGGCAGGGAACATCATCCGTGACTTCCAGGGGGGGAACGTGGATCCCTCCCTTTTCGAGGGCGAAGAGGAAAAGGCGCTTCACGCGGCATTTCTCGGTATGAAGGAAAAGGCCCAGTCGAACATATCCCGGCACGACTATCTGGCGGCCCTCACGGAGATGGCCGGGATCCGCGGACCGGTGGATGCCTTCTTCGAGAAGGTCCTGGTCATGGCGAAGGACGACCGGATCCGTTTCAACCGCCTGTCGCTGCTCAGCGAGATCTCTTCCTTTTTCCGGCAGGTGGCCGATTTCTCGAAGATTGTCACGGAATCATGAAGCGGGGAAAGAAGACCCCGAAGTTGAGGCGGATTTCGGACCGCCTTGTCCCCGCCTGACAAGGGGAGCAGCCATGCCGGTCCCTTCCGGATACGAAGGGTGAGAAGCCGGCACCGACAGAAAAGAAATCAGCCGGCTCGCATGTGTCCCGCCGGGAAGGCGGGCGGGTCGGGGGGAGTTGAAAAATGGCGTCGGATCCCGTCAGCAGCAGAAAAATATCCGAGCTCGAGGAGAAGCTGATTCTCCGCAAGCAGCTCCAGGATATCACCAACCGCATCCACGCGGCGCAGAACCTGAAGCAGATCCTGGTGGACCTGAAGGACGGCATCCTTACGCTTTTCGACGCCCATTCCGTCACCATCTACGTGGTGGACAAGATCCGCAACGAGATTTACTCCATGTTTCTGAGCGGGACGGAGCTCAGGGACATCCGCGTCCCCATCAGCAACAACAGCATCGCCGGTTTTGTGGCCAACACGGGCAAGATCGTGAACATAGCCGATGCCTACGACGCGGAAGAGCTCCGGAAGATCGACAAGAACCTGAACTTCGACCCGAGCTGGGACAAGAAGACCGGGTTCCGGACCCGGCAGATCCTGGCCATGCCGGTTCTGTACAACAACACCCTGATGGGAGTGGTCCAGATCATCAACCGCAAGGGTTCGACGGGCCGGTTCTCCGACGACGAAGAAAACTTCCTTCGCGAGATTGCCCAGGTCCTCGGGGTGTCCTTCTTCAACCAGGAGCGGTTTGCCCGGCGCCGGAAAACCAAGTTCGATTACCTTGTGATCCGTGGACTCCTGAAGGAGGAGGAATTGGATTCCGCCTGGGACGAGGCCCGGGAGCAGAAGGAGACCATGGAAAACTTCCTCATGAAGAAATACAAGATTTCCCGGGAAGACGTTGGGAAATCCTATGAGGAGTTTTATCGCTGCCGCTTCATCCAGTTCAACGACAAGCTTCCCATTCCCGGAGAGCTGCTGAAGAACCTCAAGCCCGAGTACCTGCGCCGGGAGCTGTGGGTGCCCATCGAAAAGATCGACGGCCAGATCCACGTCATCGTCGACGACCCGAACAACATCCTCAAGCGGGATACCATCGAAAGCCTCCTGAAGACGAAGGCGGTCAAGTACGACGTCTCCCTGCCGGAGGACATCATCAAATACATCGCCCAGTTCTTCCATTCCGCGGTGGACGAGACTTCCATCTCGGAGATCCTGGGGAGAATGGACACGCCGGACGAGGAGGCATACGAGGATGGCGAGGAGGTCGTTACCGAGTCGGACAGCGCCATCATGCAGCTGGTGAACAAGATCATCAACGACGCCTACGCCCGCCGGACTTCGGATATCCACATCGAGCCGAACGTCACCAAGAAGAACGTGGAAATACGGCTCCGCGTCGACGGGGACTGCGGCCTCTACCAGACCGTTCCCTTCAGCTACCGGAACGCCATTGTGTCGCGCATCAAGATCATGTCCAACCTGGACATCACGGTGAAGCGGATCCCCCAGGACGGCAAGATCAAGTTCCGCCGCGCCGGGGGGGACGAGATCGAGCTCCGCGTGGCCACCATCCCGACCCAGGGGGGAGTGGAGGACGTAGTCATGCGCATCCTCGCCAAGGGCGAGACGCTTCCCCTCGAAGCCATGGGGATGCTGCCCCGGAACTACAAGGAGCTGGTCAATTCCTGCGAGAAGCCCTACGGGATGGTCCTGGTGGTGGGTCCCACCGGATCCGGTAAGACCACCACCCTCCACGCGGCGCTGAAGCACATCAACACGCCGGACCGCAAGATCTGGACCGCCGAGGACCCCGTGGAAATCACCCAGTACGGGCTCCGCCAGGTCCAGGTACAGCCCAAGATCGGGTTCGACTTTGCCGCCGCCATGCGGGCCTTTCTCCGGGCAGACCCGGACGTGATCATGGTCGGGGAAATGCGCGACTTCGAGACGGCCAAGACGGGCGTCGAGGCCTCCCTGACGGGCCATCTCGTCTTCAGCACCCTCCATACGAACAGTGCACCGGAGACGATCACCCGCCTCCTGGACATGGGCATCGATCCCCTGAACTTCGCCGACGCCCTCCTGGCCATCCTGGCCCAGCGGCTGGTCCGGACGCTCTGCAAGAGCTGCAAGGAGGCCTATCACCCGACGCAGGCGGAGTACGACGAGATCGTCCAGAGCTACGGGGAGGAGGACTTCGCGAAGCTCAATATTCCCTACAGCGACAGCCTGACCCTCTATCGCCCCAAGGGCTGCGGTGCCTGCGACAATTCGGGATACAAGGGCCGGATGGGGATCCACGAGCTTTTGCTGGGAACGGACGAGATGAAGCGGCTCATCCAGAAACACTCCTCCATCGAGGAGCTGCGGGCCCTGGCCATGGACCAGGGGATGACCACGCTGCTGCAGGACGGCATTCAGAAATCCATCCAGGGGGTGACGGATTTCAAGCAGGTGAGGAGAGTCTGCATCAAATAGCCTGCCAAGGCCTTGAAATGATAAAAAGATTGTAAGAGTCCGTCTTTTTCTGTATAGTTTTTTTAAAGGGTTTGTAGGGATTCAGCAGGCGGACGGTTGGGGAGACATCATGCAGATGGGCAGGGGAGTACAATGAGCAAGTGGAAGGGTTCGTTCGTGGCCGATGCCATGATCGGCCTGATTCTGACCGTTCTGGCCCTTCTGGCTTTGTATTTTCAATGGGGACCCCTGGAAAGAATCGGTTACGGCACCTATGACCTGGGGCTTTCCCTGCGGCAGAATCCCTCCGCCCGGACCGCCCCGTCCCCCGTCGTCGTCGTGGCCATCGACGATGCCAGCATTGCCGGGATCGGCCGGTGGCCGTGGCCCCGCCACTACATTGCCCAGATGATCTGGTTCCTCCGGCAGGCCGAGGCCAAGGTCGTGGGGGTGAACATCATCTATTCGGAACCGGACCAGAATCAGGGCCTCCTGGAAATCCGGAACATCCTCAAAGAATTCGAGAGCGGTGCTGCCCGGTCAGGCCAGCTCTTCACCATGCTGAAGGATGCGGAGGGCCGCCTCGACAACGATACGCGCCTGGCGGCAAGCTTGGACGAGAGCAAGCGGGTGGTCCTGCCCCTGTATTTCCAGATTGGAAACGCTTTCGGCGGCGAGCGGAAGGACATGCCGGAGGTTCTGAAACGGAATTCCGTGTCGCTTCCCGGCCTCGCCGGCGGGCTGACGGCCATCGAGATCACGCCCCCGATTCCTGAGTTTGCCGAGAGAGCCGCGGCCCTGGGCCACCTGAACGTTCTCATGGATCCCGACGGCGCCGTGAGGAGCGCACCGCTCCTGATCAACTATGAAAACCGCTTCTTCCCGTCCCTGCCGTTGCAGATGACCCTGCAGTACCTGAATTACGGCATCGGCGACCTGACGGCCCGGGGGCAGGAACTCCGCATCGGCCGCCTCGTCATTCCCGTACAGCCGGACAATCGAATGTTCGTGAGCTATTCACGGTTTCCAACGGTCTATTCGTTCGTGGACGTGGCCAGCAACAAGGTACCGCCGGAGGCGTTCAAGGATAAAATCGTCCTCGTCGCCCTGAATGCGGTCGGCCTGGGGGCGTTCCAGTTGACGCCCCTGGGGCCCAACGTCCCGTCGTTCGTGGGGCTTTCAAATGTCATCACCGACATCATCGACAACCGGGACTTCGTGGTCCGGCCCGACTGGGCCTTCTGGGTGGAGATCGCGGTGACGGTTCTCTTCGGCCTCTTCCTGGCCCTTGCCATTCCCCATATGAAGGCCTGGCTGAGCGCCCTGATCTCCCTGATCCTTCTGGTGGCGTGGTGCGGCGCGTCCATGTTTCTCCTGGTGTCCCAGGGCTGGTGGATCAAGATGACCTATCCCGCCGTGCTGCTCCTGGCGGGGTACATCGTGCTCGTCTCGAAGCGGTTCCTCTGGACGGAGAAAACCAAGGAGCACATGGAGGCGGACGGCATCGAGACGAACAAGATGCTCGGACTTTCCTTCCAGGGCCAGGGGATGCTGGACATGGCCTTCGACAAGTTCCGGAAATGTCCCGTGGAGGACGAGTCGGTGAAGGATCTCGTCTACAACCTGGGCCTCGACTTCGAGCGGAAGCGGATGTTCAACAAGGCCGTGGCGGCCTATGAGCATATCCGCACGGCCGGGCCGTTCAAGGACGTCGACGACCGGATCAAAAAGCTCAAGGTGGCCGGAGAGACGATGATTTTCGGCCTCGGAGGCGCCAAGAAGGACGGAACCGTCCTGATCGACAGCGCCGAGACGAAACCGACGCTGGGCCGTTACGAGGTCGTAAAGGAGCTCGGCCGAGGCGCCATGGGTACCGTCTATCTGGGGAAAGATCCGAAGATCAACCGGGAGGTGGCCATCAAGACCCTCCGGTACGAGGACATCGACGAGGAGCAGCTTGCGGAGGTGAAGAAGCGGTTCTTCCGTGAGGCCGAGGCGGCCGGTCGACTTTCGCACCCGAACATCGTCACCATATATGACGTGGGTGAGGATTATGAAATCGCCTACATGGCCATGGAACTTCTCTCCGGCTCCGACCTGGCGAAATACTGCCAGAAGGAAAACCTCCTGCCCCTCCACGAGGTGGTGCGGATCGTGACGGCCACGGCGAACGCCCTGGATTACGCCCACGAGCACGACGTCGTCCACAGGGACATCAAGCCGGCGAACATCATGGTCCTGAAAAACGGCGAGGTCCGGGTTGCCGACTTCGGCATTGCCCGTGTGGTCACGTCTTCGAAGACCCAGACGGGGGTTGTCCTGGGTACGCCGAGTTACATGTCTCCGGAGCAGATCGCGGGACAGAAGGTGGACGGCCGTTCCGACCTGTTTTCCCTGGGGGTTGTGCTCTTCGAGCTCTTGACGGGGGCGAAGCCCTTCCAAGGAGACAGCATCGCCACGCTGATGTTCAACATTACGACGGGGCTTCCGCCCCGGGTGACCGAGCTGGTCCCGGACATCCCGCCGGCCTTGCAGGCCATCCTGGACAAGGCCCTGGCCAAGGACCGGGAACAGCGATACCAGAAGGGATCGGAGATGGCCGGGGACCTTGCCCAGGCCCTTAAATCGTAAGGAGGAGGCTCCCGAGGAATGCTCCGGATTGCCGCACGAACCGACACGGGACGGGTCAGGGCCAACAACGAGGACGGTTTTTACGTCCGCGGGGACAGCGGCCTCCTCGTCGTAGCCGACGGCATGGGGGGGCACGCCTCCGGAGAGGTCGCGAGCCGGATGGCTGTGGATATCATCCGGGACTACTTCGACGGCGCGGCCGGCGAGAAAGGCTTTGTCGGCGATTTCGATCCGTCCTGCCTGGAAGGGACGAACCGGCTGGGGGCCGCCATCCGGCTGGCCAACATGGCTATTTTCGAAGCGGCGGCAGGCCAGGCGAAATACGCCGGCATGGGAACGACGGTCGCGGCGGTGCTGATTCAGGGCAAACGCATGGGCATCGCCCATGTTGGAGACAGCCGTGTCTACCTGGTCCGGGCCGGGGACCTGATCCAGCTGACGGACGATCACTCCCTTGTGGCGGAGCAGCTCAAGCGGGAGATGATCACCCCCGAGGAGGCCGCGGCGGCGGAAAACCGGAACATCCTGACCCGGGCACTGGGCATTGCGCCGGAGGTCCGGGTGGATCTCGACGAGATGACCGTGGCCGATGGGGACAGGATTGTCCTCTGCTCCGACGGGCTGAATACCATGGTCTCCGACGGGGAGATCCTGTCCGTCGTCGAGACGGCGGAGGATTTCGATGCGGCCTGCGACAGGCTGATCGCGATGGCCAACGACCACGGCGGACGGGACAACATCACCGTGGTCCTGGCGGAAATCAGGAAGAAAAAGGGTCCGGTCGCGTCCATCTGGCACGCGTTGACATCATGGTTCAGGAGGTGAGGTATGGCAAGGGTTCTGCTGAAGTTCAAGGAGGCCTTGATCAAAGAGATCCCGCTTGACAAGCCCGTCATCACCATCGGCAGAAAGGCGGAAAACGATATCGTCATCGACAACCAGGCCGTCTCGGGTTTCCATGCCAAGATCCTGGCCGAAGGCGAGGCGTTTGCCATCGAGGATCTCGGGAGCCTCAACGGCACCTTCGTGAACGGGCAGCGGGTGACGAGGATCGACCTGGACAACGGCGATGTCGTTCTGATCGGGATTCACAGCCTGGAGGTGGAGTGCCCGCCCCGCAAGGAGGCGGACAGGCTGGCGCAGGCCGTGAGAGGACGGTCCATGGACGAGACGATGGTGATCGATCCGGCGTCCCAGAAGCGGATGCTGGAAGCGACCGTCAAGGCCGCCGAGGAGGTCCTCGGGGGATTTGTTGTCGTCGAGGGCTCCTCGGAAAAGCGGGAATACGAGCTCAAGGACCGGGTGGTGACGATCGGAAAGGACGACAGCGCCGCCATCCGCCTGAAGGGGTTCTTCGCGCCGTCCGTAGCCGCCCTGGTGAACCGCCGCAGGGAAGGGTACTTCATGACGCCCGCCAGCGGGAAATCCTTCAAGGTGAACGGCCAGGACGTGAAAACCCGCTATGACCTGAAGGACGGCGACCTGGTGGAGGTCGGCAACCTGAAGATGCAATTCTTTATCAAGGAGTGAATCCATGAAAAAGTTCATCGTCAACGGGGTGATTCTGATTGCAGCGGGGTTGCTGGTTCTTCCGGTCCTGTCGGGGTGCATGGTCAAGGAGAGCACGTACCTGAAAAAGGTGGAGGAAGAGAAGGCCCTTCAACAGAGGTACAACCAGCTGGAGAAGGAAAAGGCCGATGTCATCCAGAAGAAGGAGGAATGCGACCGCGACCTGCAGCGGATCATGACCGAACTCCAGCAGAAGAGCGTCGACATCAAGTCGCTGCAGAAGAAGAAGGAGGAGATCCAGACGGAGAGCCAGGCCTACAAGGACCTGCTCCGGGAGATGAAAGGCGAGATGGCCAGGGGCCAGGTGACCATCGAGGAGCTGAAGGGAAAGCTGACCCTCGGACTGGCGGACCAGATCCTCTTCGATTCGGGCCAGTCGGAGGTGAAGAAGGACGGCCTGGCGATTCTCAAGCGGATCGTGGACATCCTTGGCAAGGTGCAGGACAAGGCCATCCGCGTCGAGGGGCACACGGACAATGTGAAGATCTCCGGGCGTCTGGCCAAGCGCTTCCCGACCAACTGGGAGCTCTCGGCCGCCCGGGCCATCAATGTCGCCCGTTTCCTTGAAGAAAACGGGATCGACCCGAAGATCCTGTCGGCCGCCGCCTACGGCGAGTACAAGCCCATCGCGGACAACAGCACGCCGGATGGCCGCCAGAAGAACCGGCGGATCGCCATCATTCTCCTGCCGAAGGACTGAGGGCGAGGCGAACCGGGATTCATCACGAAGGGGTTGGAGGGGAGGGGAGAGCCGGAGCCCCGCCTCCGACCCCTTCCTGTTTTCGTATGGAGGGGCATCGTAGAGGAGCCATGCCGGGAAAAACCATCACCGAAAAGATCATCGCCGGTCACCTGGTAAAGGGAACATTCGGACCCGGCGAGGAGATCGCCATCCGCATCGACCAGACCCTGACCCAGGACGCCACGGGAACCATGGCCTACCTGCAGTTCGAGTCCATGGGAATCCCCCGTGTCCGGACGGAGCTGTCCGTCAGCTACATAGACCACAACACCGTACAGATCGGTTTCGAGAATGCCGACGACCACCGCTATCTCCAGACGGTGGCCCGGCGGTACGGCATCCACCTTTCCCGGGCGGGAAACGGCATCTGCCACCAGGTGCACCTGGAGCGGTTCGGACGCCCCGGGAAGACCCT
This region includes:
- a CDS encoding GspE/PulE family protein, producing MASDPVSSRKISELEEKLILRKQLQDITNRIHAAQNLKQILVDLKDGILTLFDAHSVTIYVVDKIRNEIYSMFLSGTELRDIRVPISNNSIAGFVANTGKIVNIADAYDAEELRKIDKNLNFDPSWDKKTGFRTRQILAMPVLYNNTLMGVVQIINRKGSTGRFSDDEENFLREIAQVLGVSFFNQERFARRRKTKFDYLVIRGLLKEEELDSAWDEAREQKETMENFLMKKYKISREDVGKSYEEFYRCRFIQFNDKLPIPGELLKNLKPEYLRRELWVPIEKIDGQIHVIVDDPNNILKRDTIESLLKTKAVKYDVSLPEDIIKYIAQFFHSAVDETSISEILGRMDTPDEEAYEDGEEVVTESDSAIMQLVNKIINDAYARRTSDIHIEPNVTKKNVEIRLRVDGDCGLYQTVPFSYRNAIVSRIKIMSNLDITVKRIPQDGKIKFRRAGGDEIELRVATIPTQGGVEDVVMRILAKGETLPLEAMGMLPRNYKELVNSCEKPYGMVLVVGPTGSGKTTTLHAALKHINTPDRKIWTAEDPVEITQYGLRQVQVQPKIGFDFAAAMRAFLRADPDVIMVGEMRDFETAKTGVEASLTGHLVFSTLHTNSAPETITRLLDMGIDPLNFADALLAILAQRLVRTLCKSCKEAYHPTQAEYDEIVQSYGEEDFAKLNIPYSDSLTLYRPKGCGACDNSGYKGRMGIHELLLGTDEMKRLIQKHSSIEELRALAMDQGMTTLLQDGIQKSIQGVTDFKQVRRVCIK
- a CDS encoding serine/threonine-protein kinase, whose protein sequence is MSKWKGSFVADAMIGLILTVLALLALYFQWGPLERIGYGTYDLGLSLRQNPSARTAPSPVVVVAIDDASIAGIGRWPWPRHYIAQMIWFLRQAEAKVVGVNIIYSEPDQNQGLLEIRNILKEFESGAARSGQLFTMLKDAEGRLDNDTRLAASLDESKRVVLPLYFQIGNAFGGERKDMPEVLKRNSVSLPGLAGGLTAIEITPPIPEFAERAAALGHLNVLMDPDGAVRSAPLLINYENRFFPSLPLQMTLQYLNYGIGDLTARGQELRIGRLVIPVQPDNRMFVSYSRFPTVYSFVDVASNKVPPEAFKDKIVLVALNAVGLGAFQLTPLGPNVPSFVGLSNVITDIIDNRDFVVRPDWAFWVEIAVTVLFGLFLALAIPHMKAWLSALISLILLVAWCGASMFLLVSQGWWIKMTYPAVLLLAGYIVLVSKRFLWTEKTKEHMEADGIETNKMLGLSFQGQGMLDMAFDKFRKCPVEDESVKDLVYNLGLDFERKRMFNKAVAAYEHIRTAGPFKDVDDRIKKLKVAGETMIFGLGGAKKDGTVLIDSAETKPTLGRYEVVKELGRGAMGTVYLGKDPKINREVAIKTLRYEDIDEEQLAEVKKRFFREAEAAGRLSHPNIVTIYDVGEDYEIAYMAMELLSGSDLAKYCQKENLLPLHEVVRIVTATANALDYAHEHDVVHRDIKPANIMVLKNGEVRVADFGIARVVTSSKTQTGVVLGTPSYMSPEQIAGQKVDGRSDLFSLGVVLFELLTGAKPFQGDSIATLMFNITTGLPPRVTELVPDIPPALQAILDKALAKDREQRYQKGSEMAGDLAQALKS
- a CDS encoding Stp1/IreP family PP2C-type Ser/Thr phosphatase, producing the protein MLRIAARTDTGRVRANNEDGFYVRGDSGLLVVADGMGGHASGEVASRMAVDIIRDYFDGAAGEKGFVGDFDPSCLEGTNRLGAAIRLANMAIFEAAAGQAKYAGMGTTVAAVLIQGKRMGIAHVGDSRVYLVRAGDLIQLTDDHSLVAEQLKREMITPEEAAAAENRNILTRALGIAPEVRVDLDEMTVADGDRIVLCSDGLNTMVSDGEILSVVETAEDFDAACDRLIAMANDHGGRDNITVVLAEIRKKKGPVASIWHALTSWFRR
- a CDS encoding FHA domain-containing protein yields the protein MARVLLKFKEALIKEIPLDKPVITIGRKAENDIVIDNQAVSGFHAKILAEGEAFAIEDLGSLNGTFVNGQRVTRIDLDNGDVVLIGIHSLEVECPPRKEADRLAQAVRGRSMDETMVIDPASQKRMLEATVKAAEEVLGGFVVVEGSSEKREYELKDRVVTIGKDDSAAIRLKGFFAPSVAALVNRRREGYFMTPASGKSFKVNGQDVKTRYDLKDGDLVEVGNLKMQFFIKE
- a CDS encoding OmpA family protein, translated to MKKFIVNGVILIAAGLLVLPVLSGCMVKESTYLKKVEEEKALQQRYNQLEKEKADVIQKKEECDRDLQRIMTELQQKSVDIKSLQKKKEEIQTESQAYKDLLREMKGEMARGQVTIEELKGKLTLGLADQILFDSGQSEVKKDGLAILKRIVDILGKVQDKAIRVEGHTDNVKISGRLAKRFPTNWELSAARAINVARFLEENGIDPKILSAAAYGEYKPIADNSTPDGRQKNRRIAIILLPKD